The genomic DNA CGATATAATCCGTAATTTATGCTTGAGCATTTTAACGTTTGATAAAGACAACGATTTAGTAGTACATTTTCCTTAAAATGAGGTGTTCATAGATGACAGTATACAATATTAATTTTGGCATCGGATGGGCGAGCAGTGGTGTGGAATATGCCCAGGCCTACCGTGCGAAATTATTACGAGAGGTAAATCAGCCTGCTAAATTTATCTTTTTAGATTTTATTTCAGCTGAAAATATCCAGACTTTAACTGAGAATATTGGGTTCAAAGATAATGAAGTAATTTGGTTGTATCAATATTTTAGCGATATTCCGATTGCGCCCACAACTTATACGATTGATGATTTGATTAACGATTTAGGTAACCCAGTCACAACGCGAAATCAAACAGGGAAGGTAGTTCGTTTACATATAGGGAATGCACGTTCATATGTCAGTTGTTATTTGAAAGATGGAGACCGAGATATTGTTGACCGTGCTGAATTTGTAGTGAATGATATGTTGATTCGTAAAGATTACTACAGTTATGTACGTACATTTTCAGAGTACTACGCACCAAGTGAGAACCGTGCGAAATTGTATATGCGTCAATTTTACAATGAAGATGGTTCAATCGTTTATAAAGAATATATTGATGGCGATTCAAGTGTTTATGTCTTTGATGACGCTCGTCTATACAGTAAACAAGAATTTGTGGCTTACTTCCTGAAGAAATTACATTTAACTGCACAAGATATTGTCATTATTGATCGTTCGACTAAGTTTGGGCAAACCATTTTGGAAAATAAGGGACAAAGTAAAGTTGGTAGTGTGGTTCATGCAGAACATTTCAGTGAAAATGCGACGAATGAGCAGTATATTCTATGGAATAATTACTATGAATATATCTTTTCACAAGCACCATATATTGATTTCTATATCACAGCAACAGATTTACAAAATCAAGTCCTATCTGAACAGTTTCAAACATATACGAAACATCAACCACGGGTCCGTACGATACCTGTGGGAAGCTTACATCAATTGAGTTATCCAAGTTCAGAAAGAAAGCCGTATTCTATGCTTACAGCTTCAAGATTAGCCAGTGAGAAACATGTAGATTGGATTGTAAAAGCGGTCATTAAAGCTAAAAAAGAAGTTCCACAATTAACATTCGACATATACGGCCATGGTAACGAAAGAGCAAAAATTGAGCAGATTATCACTGAACATCATGCGCAAGATTATATTCAACTGAAAGGGCATGTGAAACTAGATGATATCTACGCCAACTATGATTTGTTTATGTCTGCATCTACAAGCGAAGGTTTCGGTTTGACATTAATGGAAGCGATCGGTTCGGGCCTAGGGATGATCGGTTTCGATGTTAACTATGGTAATCCAACATTTATTAACCATGGTGACAATGGATACCTTATACCCATCGATAAAGACAACCAAGATGTTGAGGTTATAACAGATCATATGGCTGATAAAATTGTACAATACTTTAATAATGGCCCTAAATTCCCACATGAGGCGTCTTATAAAATTGCAGAACCGTTTAAAACAGAGCATATTACGCAAAAATGGCAAAATCTAATTGATGAGGTGCTATATGATTAATTTATTTGAAAAATATGACGAAGCATCACAAAAACTTCAACGTTCACTTCAACTTGCAGGCAATCAGCATAAAACAATTGTCATGGATGACGATGGCTTTTTACCTGACGATTTTATTTCGCCTTATCAATTTTTTGCGAATTATCAACGTACTGCGCATGATAAACCAGCATTCTTCAATGACGTTCAAATACCGCCATTATGGGAAATTGAAGGCAACCATAATCAAGCAGAAATTATGGATAATGGTAAAATTAGAGGTCGTATTTTCTATCGAGAACATTTTAAAAGTAGAATTGTCAGTTTTGTGGAATGGTTTGATACGACAGGCCATCTTCGTTCTGTTGATCATTATAATAAAGATGGCTTCAAGTTTGCGGAAACCATATATGATTTAAATAATAAGGCGATTTTGAAGACATATGTGGACCGCCAAGGTAAAGAAGTGTTATATGAGAACTTTGTCACAAAAGACCTTGTATTAGATTGGCAAGGTGCATCGTATTTCTTTGCTTCTAAACACGACTTCATTGGGTTCTTTTTAGAACAGTTAGACGTTGATGCATCGAATGTTATCATTAATTCATTAGCGACACCGTTCTTTGTCATTTATGATTCATCTAGTGTGAGAAATGTAGTGCTATTCTGGCAAGAACGAAGTAATGGAAATGTCCCGGGAAATATGAAGTTATTGTTAGATAATGAAGCGCTTAATGCAAAAGTGATGATCCCAGATAGTTCAGAATTTGAAGCTATTTCATCAAATATTGGACCTCAATATCGTTCACGCATTTGTCAATCTGGTTATCTTTATGATTATCAAAAGGATAATAAATTTACAAAACGCATACTTAATTTAACAAATTCTGATGATATTCCACATTTAGAAACGATGATACAACAGTGTAATGACTATGAATTTCATATTGGTGCTATTACGGAAATGTCAGCTAAATTAACTGATTTAGGTAAATATGAGAATGTGAAACTTTATCCTACCATCACACAAGACAAAACAGATAAGTTATTTGAACTATGTGATATTTATTTAGATATCAATAATGGTGGCGAAATTGTCAATGCAGTTGAACGAGCAATGCTTAATAATCAATTAATTTTAGGTTATAACGAAACTGCACATCGTCGTTCTTTTATCGCTGAAAAGAATATGACGCAGCAAAATGAACCACAGCAATTAATAGATATACTGAGCGAAATCGCACGCGATAATGAAGCATTTAAACAACGTGTCGAGGCACAACAAGATAAGAACAATAGCATTGATCAACATACCTTTAAGAAAGCAATTAGTAATGCGATGGAATAATTCTAAAAGATGATTTTAAAATAGTTCTTAGATAGATAAACACTCACATAAGTTGCTTCGCGTTCCTAGGGTGCCGTCTCTAAAGCAGCTCTTAGATGGATAATATTCTTTTGTTGCGACGCTTTCCTGTGGGAAAGGCTCGTGCCTGTAGTCACTCGACACTTTCTTTTCCACTAGGAGTCGCGCAACGCCATTTATTATCCATCTTTAGAGCTACTTACCTAAGTGCTATTGCACTTAGGTTCATTAAAATTACTGCTCCCCTAGGAGTCTCCGCAACTCTGTTTCGTTATCTATCTTAGAACTATTTACGTAAGTGTGTGCACTTACGTTCGTCAATAATTCTAACTCCCTCAGGCGTCGCTCAACTACGTTCCATTACCCATTTTAGAACTACTTACTTAAGTACTTTAATACTTGAGTTGATATAAACATGAATGAAATTAAATAAGCCAGTAAATGGATTTATAAAAAATTCATTTGCTGGCTTATTTTTTAAAGAATGTGGACTAAGTTAAACGAATCAGTCATTAATATATAATATTACTTTGATGTTTTTTTAATACTTATTAAAGTCCCATTTGAATCAGATTCAATATTTAAACTTAAAGAGAATCTGTCACATATATTTTTAATGATAGTTAATCCTTTTGATTGTGTGGATTTATTATTAAAGCCAATGCCATTATCTTGAATTGTAATACACTCTTCATTAAGTGAGATAGTAATACGTGATGATTTCGAATGTTTATACACATTTGAAATTATGTTATCAAATAAGCGTTCATACCATAGTTGGTCACCAATCCAATAAATATTATCATGTTCAACATTTAAGACAGAGATAATATGTTTTGAATGTAAAAGATAATGCCACTTATCAAGTGTTTTATTGATACATTCTTGTATATTTACTTGATGATTAAAAGTATAAAATTTAGAAATATCATCTTTTTTAGGTAATGCCTTAATTAAATTGGAAATATAGTTTATCTTTTCGTAAGATAATTCAATATCTTTATCGTTAATTTGATATTGTATTCCAAGTTGGTATAGTTCTAAATTCAATGCCGTTAAAGGGGTATTAATATCATGAGATAGTTGATTAATGTAGTTTTGTTCATTATTTTTATTTTCAATAATTTCTATTTCTCTATATCTTAATCTATCTATTAAAACGTTAATAGATTGACCTACCATATCGATTTCATCATTTTTATTTGAAGGTATGTCTAACTTATTGGGTAGATTGTCGCTATTCGCGATTTCTAGTAATTTATTATTTAGTAAGCGAAGACGTTCAACAATTTTATATACATATCGTGAAGCTATAATAACTAATGTAAATAAAGTTAGGAAGAAAATAATATAAAAAATAATTGTAAGACCACTTGATTTGAAGTTTATATCAAGTGGGTGGTTGAAACATTTTTCAATGAATAAGATACTTAAAAGTATTAAGCTATTGATAGATAAAAAAACGAGTGGAATAGATAATAAACCCAGCCCCATAAACATATAATATTTTTTTAATAACCCCATAACTTAACCTCCATTTAATCTATAACCAATGCCATAAATTGTTTCTATAATTGTTCCAGAATCTAATAATTTAGTTCTTAATTTTTTAATATAAGCATTCAATGTATTTTCAGAAGCAGATTCAAAATTCCAAACATAATCAATTATTTGCGCTTTAGTTAAAATTAAATCTTTATTTTCATACATATAGAAAAATAATCTACGTTCTGTTTTCGTCAATGATAGTAATTCACCATCTTTAGTTTTAATGTTCCTATCTTTTGCATTAATTATAAAATCATGAAATTGAATGTCTTTATCTGAATAATAAATAATTAATAGATTATTTATTCTAGAAATAAGTTCTCTAGGATTAAATGGTTTTGTTAAATAATCATTTCCATTTTCCAGTCCTTTAACTTTAGAATCGATATCAACTCTAGCTGATAAATAAATAATAGGAACAGAGGAAATTCTTCTTATTTCGTCTGTAATAGATAAACCATCATTATTAGGTAACATGATATCCATAATAATGAGATGAATATTATCCAACACGTTAAACACATTATCGCCAGTATAATCTAGTGACACTTGTGCACCATTTAGTTCTAATATTTGTTTAAGATTTTTAGCGATTGTGTCATCGTCTTCTACTAATAAAATATGATAACCGTTCATATAATCCACCTTTATGTTTAATTGATTAATATAAATGTTGGGATATAGAATACCACGTATAATAAAAAGAATAGTATAGATAATTTAAAACTAGGAGAATAATCTTTGTCTCTTAACCACGAAAGTATTTGATAAATTCCTGTAAGAAATGCTACTGCTAAACTCCCCATTGAGATGAGTAATAATATTGAAGCTATGATATTAGTCATTTGTCTGCACTCCTTTATCTGATTTTGTAATATAAGTTTATAAACCAATTCTGAAAAAGTTATGAATAAAAAGTAATTTCTTATTAAATTGAGAGAAAAAAGTGTAGGTTAAACAAATACCAGTACGATAATTCTTATTTGTAAAGTAATTAAAAAATTTAAATTAAATATAAAAAATATATTGCTTTTCTAGTTTTTAAATATAAAATAATATATGTAAATAGTATCTTTTCAATTTACAAAAAAAAGATGAGGAGGCTAATATGAAAAGATTATTTTTTATAAGTATTATATTTTTAGTTTTTTTAGGAGGATGCTCCTTTAGTGGCAACAAAGATAAGGCAGAGGGTGAAGAATCAAATAGCAAGGCTAAAGCTACAGATAAAATGAAGAAATTTAAAATAGGTCAAGTCGTGGATGCTGACGGTGTAGATATTAAAGTGGTTAAAGCAGAATTTATTAATAACTATGATGAGTATAGTGCACCTACAAATGGCAAAGCCTTGAGAGTATACATAAAGTTTAGAAATAATAACGATGATCAAGTCTTAATGGATAATACAGATTTTAGTATGAAAGTGAATAATGAAAACTATGAAGAGTGGTATGGTAGCGAAGACATGCATGAAGGATTTAGCCATCAGTTGAATCATAATAATACAGCATCAGGCTACATTACCTATGACGTGCCAGATAGTGATCAATATACGTTAGAGTTAGATACGGTACCTAATTTTAATAAAATAAGAGCTAAGTGGGTCATTAGCAAATCAGAAATTAAAAATGCAGATAGTGCGAAAGATACTTCAGCTAATAGTTCGGTTAAAGACAGTAGCACAAGCACAGGTACAAAAGAGACAGATTCAAGTAAAAAGGAAAGCGATTCAGATCAAGCTGATGTAGGCGTGACTTATCCGGCTTATATGTATAACGAATTAGTGGACGAATATAATTCGCTTACGGATGGCGAGAAGATGAATCATGTGTCTAAAGATGTGTTAGAAATTGAATACGATCAATTAGAAGCACGTGTAGAAGCATTGTATGAAAAACAAAATGCGAAAGAACAAGCGGAATATGATAAAGCAATGCAAGATTATGAAGACCAATTAGATAAAGAAGAACAAGCTCAACAAGAAGACCAACAAGATGATACACAATCAGAAGAAGCAACTTCACAAGATGATAGTAATTCGAATGGTCCTGGATCAGATGATCCATCAGAAGCAAAGAGTACGAATGAAACAAACACTGACGATAGTGCTAGCGACGAAGATGACGCAGCTTAGAAAAGGAGACAACAATGGAAAATGTACAAATGAACAGCCCTAAACCTACGAGTATAATAATCGAAATGGTTCTTGGAATAATCGGCAGTGTTTTTGGCATTATTGGAGGATTAATAACATTAATACTCACTGATTATGATAGAAGATATGGCACTGAACTAACTGGTTTAATGACTATAGTTGCAACAAGTTCAATTGTTTTGTGTGCGATTACATTAGCACTCAGTTGTATTATTAATAAGAACAGAATTTTGGTCGGAATTTCGTTAATTATTGCATCGATTATTCATATATATTTATTAGGGTTCTTTGGTTATTTATCAGGTATTCTAATTATTGTGGCAGGTATCATTGCACTAGTTCGGAAATAAATGAGTTGTCATAAATGATAGCATAAACAGTATTAATACAAATCCGTTCAAAATTAGGGATTGAACGTACAAGACGCAAGTCGTGTATCTAAAGTGGAAGTGAAGCAAGGAATTCATTTTATAAAAATTTGAATTCTATTAGTTTCACTTCTCTTTTTTTATGGTTATGATTAACATTAAGTAATTAATAGGAGATGGGGTGTTTAACTTGGAAACGGTGTATATTGCAGGTGGATGTTTATGGGGTGTGCAAGCATTCATTAAAACATTACCAGGGGTCATCCAAACTGAAGCGGGACGTGCAAATGGTACTTCTGCGCATCGGAGTGATAACTATGATGGTTATGCAGAATGTGTAAAAACGACATTCGATCCAACGCAACTAACAATAACTGACTTAATGAACCACCTTTTCGAGATTATAGATCCATATAGTATTAATAAGCAGGGCGTAGATGAAGGACCTAAATATCGTACAGGAATTTATAGCACAGATTCAAGACATCTAGAAGAAGCACAGTATTTTATTAATCAGCGCCCTGATAAAGAACGAATTGCTATTGAGGTATTGCCTTTAAATAACTATGTTCCAAGCGCTGATGAACACCAAGACCGACTTGATAAATATCCAGAAGATATTGCATACTGCCATATTTCCCCTGAAATGTTGGAAAGACATCTTTAGTTAAAAGGTGTCGCTGTAGTTGGCCCTATCATGTATAGGTTGGTTCAATTCATTTTCATCAAAAATATATGCATAACAAGATAAATATAGGCAATACAATACTATAGCCAATTACGAAATAATAGTCACTTAAATATAAAGAGAAAGAAGCGATAGATATGACAATTTTACTTACAGGAGCGACAGGTCATCTTGGTTCACATATAACTGAACATGCGATTAAAACACAGTTGCCTGATTTTAATATTGGTATTCGCAATCCTGATAAAGTACCATCACATTGGAAAGAAAAAGTAGGCATTAGAGATTTAGATTATTTTAATAAAGAAAGTATGGTTCATGCATTCAAAGATGTTGATACAGTTATCTTTATTCCAAGTATCATACATCCGTCATTTAAACGACTTCCTGAAGTTGAGAATTTAGTGAGTGCAGCACATGAAGCAAATGTCTCACATATTATGTTTATTGGATACTATGCCGATCAACATAACAATCCATTCCATATGAGTCCATACTTTGGTTATGCGGAGCGTTTACTCGCCTCTAGCGGTATTAAATACACTTATGTCAGAATGGCGATGTACATGGATCCATTGAAACCGTATTTACCAGAACTTGCGGACATGCAGAAATTAATTTATCCAGCAGGTGATGGTCGTGTTAATTATATTTCTAGAGATGATATTGCGAGAGGAATCGTAGCATTATTACAACAACCTGAGAAATTTGGGCAAAGATATTTACTTTCTGGCTATAGCTATTCTATGACAGAGTTGGCAGCAATATTGTCTGAAGCAGCAGGTACGAAGATTCAATATGATCCTGTTTCTTTGGAAGAATTCTCAGAAATGTACGATGAACCGAAAGGATTTGGTGCATTGCTGGCGTCAATGTACGAAGCGGGTGCCCGAGGTTTACTTGATCAACATTCAGATGACTTTGAACAACTTGTCCATGATAAACCACAAACCTTCCCGGAATTCTTGAAAAGTGATAAATAAAGAAAGCAGGACGTGTGATAGCATTAATCACACGTCCTGCTTTCATATTATAGTTAAATCATATTATTTGTTATCGCAATCGAAAGTATCAGCGAAACTTAAAGCAGCTAAGCCTAATAAGTCTAAAGCGTGTTGAGCGCCTTCTTTACCATGGCCAGCTTCAAAGTGTTTATAAGTAGCAACACCTAATACGCCGAAAGTACAAATTGAACCTAAACGTGATAAGTTTTTGTTTAAGAAACTAGCAGCGAAGAAAGCGGCAGCAGCACCTTCGACAGCACCAGCTAATTTAACTGAACTTTCAGGTAAACCAAATACATTTTGGAATGTATCGATCATACCTTGATCACCTTTTAATTTTGGTTTAGCAGAGCTATATAATTCTTTAGCAAGTTTTAAATTTGCAGCATAACGTAAAATCATAATTTGAATTTCTCCTTTTTATTTGTTTTCAAAGTATTTATCAACAATAGGTTTAACGCGTTCTCCAAATAGTCGGATTGATTTCATTACATACTCATGTGGCATAGAACCTACAGGTGTATGAATCATAAAACGATTAAGACCTAGGGTTTCAACAGTATCAATAATTTTTTGGGCAACCGTTTCAGGACTACCCAAATAGATTGCACCTTGACTTCCGATTTCTCGTTCTAACATATTTTCATCGAAGCTAGGCCAACCACGTTCGCGACCTAGTACATCATGATGTGCTTTCAAAGAAGGGAAGAATTCTTTCTTTGCTTCCTCATCTGTCTCTGCTACATAACCCCATGAATGAACGGATACAGATAATTCATCTGGGTTGTGTCCATAAGATGCAGCAACAGATTTATAAATCTCAATATTGCGTGTAAATCGTCTAGGATTACCACCAATAATAGCATAGGTGATAGGTAATCCAAAGGCACCAGCTCTGAGTGATGATTCAGGAGTGCCACCCGTTGCGATGGAAATAGGTAATTTACCATGTTCCACACGAGGGTAAATAACAGTTGGGTCAAAGCTAGATCGCAATTTACCATTCCAACTCACTACGTCATGTTCATTGATCTTTAAGAGTAATTGTAATTTCTCATTAAACAAGTCTTCGTAGTCATTTAAATTATAACCGAATAATGGGAATGATTCGATGAAAGACCCTCGACCTATCATAATTTCTGCACGACCATTAGATACAGCATCTAATGTTGAGAATCTTTGATAAACACGTACTGGGTCATCAGATGATAAAACAGTTACTGCAGAAGACAATTTGATATGATTTGTACGTCCTGCAGCGGCAGCCAATACAGTGACTGGATCTGATACGGCATAATCATTACGATGATGTTCACCTAAACCATATATATCTAAGCCTAATTGATCTGCAAGTTCTATTTCTTCAACGATATCACGAATTCTTTGAGCATTTGAAACTGCTTCATGCTTACCATCAGGCATATAAATATCGCCATTGTCCGCAAATGAAGTCAATCCTAATTCTATTTTCAACACGCCACCTCCTATTGGTATAAAATTTATACTAGAAATTGTAGTCCTTATTTTGACAATAGTCAATAGAAATGTTTCGAATTAGAGATTTTATTTTTTGAAAAGATTAAACGAATTATTTCACTGCTATGATGAAACATGTTGAGTCTATCATTTTTCAATTATTAAGACTGCGGGCAGTTTTAAATTATAGATATGGTTAAGTGAGCTAATGTATGAACTTTAAAAGTATTTCGTCAATTTTGAGTAGTCTTTTGTAAAAGTGGTTAAAGTGGCATAATAGATATGTTGTATAAAACATCGAGAAGGGAGAATCATAATGTCCATACAAAAGCCAATGAATTATAATAAAATAACCACAATTTTTTTCATTGCTGGAATCATTGTTATGAGCAGTTTATATACTGCAATCCCATTAACTGCTGAATTCGCCAAAGACTTTAAAATTCCACAATCGGTTGCAACGCTAAATGGTGTTGCATTCTCCATTACTTATTCGGTAAGTTGTCTATTCTATGGTACAATTTCGGAAAAATTTGGACGCATACGTACAATTCTATTTGGTATTAGCGGACTCGTTGTCATTTGCTTGGTCATAGGATTAGTACACTCGTTCACTTTACTCGTTATTTTACGAGCGATACAAGGCATTTTTGCGGCTGCCTTTTCACCTATATCGATTACATATGTGACTGAAACATATTCTCCAGTTAAACGTATGACTGCGATTAGCTTTATTAGTACAAGTTTCATGTTATCAGGAATTATTGGACAGAACCTAAGTGAAATCATAGTTGGATTTTCTAATTGGCATGTCGTTTATTTTACGTTGACGGTACTATACATTGTATTAGCTTTAGTAATTCTTCAAAATATTCCTGAAAGCCCAGTGAAAAATCCACAAATTAAATTACTCAAATTCTTAAATAACTTTAGTGATTTTAAAACAAATAAAACTGTATTACTCTGTTATGGCGTGTCTTTAACGTTATTAACAATGTTTATTAGTATGTATACGGTATTTAATAACTATGTAACTTCGGACACGATAGGAGGAAATGATACAACTGCAATTAATGCTAAATTGTTTGGTGTTATTGGCATGCTCTTATCTTTGATTGCGGGACGTATGAGTGATCGTATTGGTGTTAAAAATGTTATTTTAGGTGCACTTATCGTAAGTACACTATCACTGATCTTGATGTCAGTAACGACGAATATCATCTTTCTAACTATTTGGAGTGTAACCTTTGTGAGTGGTATAGCGTTCGCGATTCCATCAACGATTTCTAAAGTAGGACTGATTGTTAATAGCAATCAAGGTTTCTTCTTATCTGTGAATACGTTTATCTTATTTTTAGGTACAGCAATTGCACCAGTATTAAGTATCGTGTTAAAAACAATGCCAAGCTTTTTGATGCAATTTAATATTATAGCAAGTATAGGCATCATTGCGATTGTTATTGCCTTATTTTTACCACGTAGAAAACACGAAGTAAGATAACGAACGCATCTATTATTAGTCTGCTTTGCAAAGTTATCGTAGCTGCCTGAACTAACAAGCCGCTTATATCAATCTTTTCTAAATTTTAGTTATCCTTGCGGAAAGGAATCTAACATATAAAATCTCAAAAAAGCTTTTACAAGCTATGCAAGACAGAGTGGAATAATGAATTCTGAATGAATTCTATTCCACTCTTTTTTGTTTAATCAGATTATTAGTAAACAACTATCAACCGTACTATAATGGATAACAATTCAAAAAGAGATAAAGGAGAAGTGCCTATGAAAACGGATATGCGCGCAATGGTTGTACATCAATATGGTGATTACCCAGTACAAGAAACACGTATGCCTTTACCAAACATGAATCCTAACGAGGTTCGTGTTCAAATTAAAGCGGCAAGCGTTAATCCAATTGATTTTAAAATTAGAGATGGCGGACTTAAAATACTGTTGAAATATGAATTTCCATTAATTCTAGGAAACGATTTCTCAGGTATTATCACAGAAGTGGGTGCTAATGTTACAGCGTATCAGGTCGGTGATAAAGTCTATGGTCGACCACGTAAAACTAAAATTGGTACTTTTGCAGACTATATTTCAATTGATGCGTCAGAAATAGCACCGATGCCTAAAAACTTATCTTTTGAAGAAGCAGCCAGTATTCCATTAGTCGGTTTAACATCATACCAAGCCCTTAATGAAGTCATGCAATTACAGCGTGGTGATAAAGTATTTATTCAAGCGGGATCAGGTGGTGTCGGCTCATTTGCGATTCAATTAGCAAAAGCTATGGGACTATATGTTGCTACTACAGGAAGTCATCGTGGTAAAGCACTTATCGAGTCACTCGGTGCAGATCAATTTATTAATTATAAAGAACAAGACTTCGCACAAGAACTTAATGATTATGATGGTGTCTTCGATACATTAGGTGGAGATAACTTAGAAAAATCATTCGAAATCTTGAAAACAGGTGGCACAATTGCATCAGTGTCTGGTGTTCCAACAGATAAAAATGCTAGAGATTTAAATCTAAATATTGGTAAAGAAGCATTATTACGCGTTGCTTCTTATAAATTAAGACGACGTGCCCAACAGTTTAACGTCAATTATGACTTTTTATTTATGCATCCAAGTGGCACTCAATTAAAAGAAATTAGTCAATTAATCGAAGAAGGCAAAATCAAACCAATTATTGATAAAGTGTTTGATTTTAAAGATACTCAGGCTGCGTTAGATTATTCAACGAGTGGTCGTGCTAAAGGTAAGATTATTATTGAAATGAATAATTAAGAAGGGTAGGTGTTAAATTTATGAAAAATATTATGATAGTGAACACAAGTGCAGATTATTTTGGTGATAATAATAAACCAACTGGGCTATGGTTAGGAGAACTTGTCCACTTTTACAATCAATTCAAAAATGAGGATGTAAATATTGATATTTATAACATGACTGGTGGGAATACACCAATAGATCCAGTTAGTTTATCTCCATTTATGTTAGACAAAGTAACAAAAGCATATTATAAAGATAATGACTTTATGAATCAATTGCGCTATGCACAACCAATATCTGAAGCCCTTGTAGAAGACTATGACGTCATATACTTCACAGGCGGGCATGGTGTGATGTTTGATTTCCCGGAAAATAGTGCCGTACAAAACGCTATCGAAACGATATACAATAAAGGTGGCATCGTTTCAGCAGTGTGTCATGGTATTGCAGCACTACTCAACGCCAAGAATAGCAGTGGAGAATATTTAATTAAAGATAAAGACATCACAGGCTTTTCTAACGTAGAAGAAGTATTAGCCAACCGTGACACATTAGTACCGTTTCATTTACAGAATGAAATAAAAAAACGTGGTGCTCATTATTCATTCCGACGACTACCATTTACGCCATATGTACAAGTTGATGGTCGATTAATTACAGGGCAAAATCCACAGTCACCTAAATTAGTTGCCGAAGAAGTAAAAAAACAATTAAATTTAATAGATTAGGTTATAACATAGTAAGAGGTGATTTTAGTGGATAGATCATTGATGATTTCAAATGCACTAAATCTTGTTTTAATGATAGTGCTTATT from Staphylococcus taiwanensis includes the following:
- a CDS encoding SDR family oxidoreductase encodes the protein MTILLTGATGHLGSHITEHAIKTQLPDFNIGIRNPDKVPSHWKEKVGIRDLDYFNKESMVHAFKDVDTVIFIPSIIHPSFKRLPEVENLVSAAHEANVSHIMFIGYYADQHNNPFHMSPYFGYAERLLASSGIKYTYVRMAMYMDPLKPYLPELADMQKLIYPAGDGRVNYISRDDIARGIVALLQQPEKFGQRYLLSGYSYSMTELAAILSEAAGTKIQYDPVSLEEFSEMYDEPKGFGALLASMYEAGARGLLDQHSDDFEQLVHDKPQTFPEFLKSDK
- a CDS encoding LLM class flavin-dependent oxidoreductase, with product MKIELGLTSFADNGDIYMPDGKHEAVSNAQRIRDIVEEIELADQLGLDIYGLGEHHRNDYAVSDPVTVLAAAAGRTNHIKLSSAVTVLSSDDPVRVYQRFSTLDAVSNGRAEIMIGRGSFIESFPLFGYNLNDYEDLFNEKLQLLLKINEHDVVSWNGKLRSSFDPTVIYPRVEHGKLPISIATGGTPESSLRAGAFGLPITYAIIGGNPRRFTRNIEIYKSVAASYGHNPDELSVSVHSWGYVAETDEEAKKEFFPSLKAHHDVLGRERGWPSFDENMLEREIGSQGAIYLGSPETVAQKIIDTVETLGLNRFMIHTPVGSMPHEYVMKSIRLFGERVKPIVDKYFENK
- a CDS encoding type 1 glutamine amidotransferase domain-containing protein, whose product is MKNIMIVNTSADYFGDNNKPTGLWLGELVHFYNQFKNEDVNIDIYNMTGGNTPIDPVSLSPFMLDKVTKAYYKDNDFMNQLRYAQPISEALVEDYDVIYFTGGHGVMFDFPENSAVQNAIETIYNKGGIVSAVCHGIAALLNAKNSSGEYLIKDKDITGFSNVEEVLANRDTLVPFHLQNEIKKRGAHYSFRRLPFTPYVQVDGRLITGQNPQSPKLVAEEVKKQLNLID
- a CDS encoding MFS transporter; the encoded protein is MQKPMNYNKITTIFFIAGIIVMSSLYTAIPLTAEFAKDFKIPQSVATLNGVAFSITYSVSCLFYGTISEKFGRIRTILFGISGLVVICLVIGLVHSFTLLVILRAIQGIFAAAFSPISITYVTETYSPVKRMTAISFISTSFMLSGIIGQNLSEIIVGFSNWHVVYFTLTVLYIVLALVILQNIPESPVKNPQIKLLKFLNNFSDFKTNKTVLLCYGVSLTLLTMFISMYTVFNNYVTSDTIGGNDTTAINAKLFGVIGMLLSLIAGRMSDRIGVKNVILGALIVSTLSLILMSVTTNIIFLTIWSVTFVSGIAFAIPSTISKVGLIVNSNQGFFLSVNTFILFLGTAIAPVLSIVLKTMPSFLMQFNIIASIGIIAIVIALFLPRRKHEVR
- a CDS encoding NADP-dependent oxidoreductase, yielding MRAMVVHQYGDYPVQETRMPLPNMNPNEVRVQIKAASVNPIDFKIRDGGLKILLKYEFPLILGNDFSGIITEVGANVTAYQVGDKVYGRPRKTKIGTFADYISIDASEIAPMPKNLSFEEAASIPLVGLTSYQALNEVMQLQRGDKVFIQAGSGGVGSFAIQLAKAMGLYVATTGSHRGKALIESLGADQFINYKEQDFAQELNDYDGVFDTLGGDNLEKSFEILKTGGTIASVSGVPTDKNARDLNLNIGKEALLRVASYKLRRRAQQFNVNYDFLFMHPSGTQLKEISQLIEEGKIKPIIDKVFDFKDTQAALDYSTSGRAKGKIIIEMNN